Part of the Musa acuminata AAA Group cultivar baxijiao chromosome BXJ3-10, Cavendish_Baxijiao_AAA, whole genome shotgun sequence genome, AGGCGATTCTGATCTTTCTTTAGGGTAGTCCAGTCCGTCTCCCTGGGTCCAAGATTGGTGAGAAGGAGAGATCTCAAGGCGTCGAGATGGAGGTGAGTGCTTTTGGCTTCATCCTGTAGTTTGTTTCTTGACGTTTCCTCATTTTATCTTGCCTCCAGAATCCATGGGAAGTAAGGAACTCGTGATCTTAGTGATTGTTTTGTGTGTTTCGATGTCTTATTTGTCCAATTTTACTTTCTATGTTCGTATTTCAAGTAGTTTATTGGAGATTGTGGTTGTTGGAGTCTAATTGGGCTCTTGTTGTAGCCTCTGGACAGTGATGGTCGCTGTAGTTGAGGTGACAGTGTTGAAGGTTTTGTTTTTTATCCTTGTTATCGCTTCGAATTCTCTGGTTTATTGTGATGATCGTATCCCTGTTTCTTGCAATTCATTAGTCAGCATAGGAATTCTGATGTCCCTTCTGTTGATTCCAGTGCTTGTTGAAGTTGATTGTTTTAGTATTTCCCTTCTTGATAATTCGAATTACATCTTAATATTCTGTATCCTCTTGGTGGACCATTGAGTAATTACCGACACAAGCtttcaagacttggttcgaatgtTTGTGGCTGAACTTTTAATAGGCAGTTAATTCCATACATATATGAAATTTCTAGAATTTCTTTTGTCATGATTCCATTTTTCTAAAAGAACATATTCGCTTGCAGCTAAATTATGTTTAATCATGAGTTGAGGCATACATAGTCTCACAAATGCTGTCTTTTAGAATGCTTTTACTAATAAAAGTTGTAAATTTTAcctttaaatttttgttttttccCTTTATCTTATATTTTTCATCAATAACTTACTTTAACAGGTTCTAGGAAAAAGATGTTAGTGAGATAGGAGGAAGTTGCAAGGCTACAAAGTCGATTTCTTGTGTCTTAACTGTTCCATCTTTCATTCCACTTTAATGAACCAAAACTCTTTGAACAATAGTTTGTGGAGCTTTTGCAAGCTATATATGGTCAAATGTTCTTTTCAGACGTATGGACAATATCAAGTACATATAGCAATTGAACGTTGAGCTCCCAATGTGAAACTATTTCCTGGATTTTGTTTGGTTGGTATGAGTTGCAGCAGAAAATTGAAAGAATGAGTTTAGGATTTttcagatatccatcatttattaCTATTTGAAGTTCCAAAAGTAGCTTTGACATCATGGACAGAAATATGTTCTGGGTTTGAAAGATAGGTCTGTATCTGCTTATTTGAAATGGGGAAGATCACATTATTAACCAGAAACATGAAGACATGACTCTGTGGTCAGGGCTCGTGATTTCTTCGGTTCCTTGATCATTTGAGAATTTCAAGTAGATTAGTGAAGGCATAGCTTACCAAATGAATGTACGGTCGTTGCATCTAAGATTGCCTGTTATTTTCATGACAATTGGTGCAACAAGGCAGATCTCAGCTGTCTGAAAAACCATGCTAACAAAAACAACCCATCTGCTGACCTATAGGTTCACCATTGAACTTGACATGATTGTTGTTAGGTTGGGGTCTGCCATGAATAAAAATATGGAAAAAAAAAGTTGAGCATCGAATTCTCAGCGATCCATTATTTTGGTGTATAAAAGGAAAATGTCAATTGAGATTACTGGGGTGGTGTTGACTTTAGCCGGATGAGCAATTTCGACCGCAGACCTATTTCCAAGCGTGGCAGACAGCCGGTTGACAGCTACTACATGTGAGCAATGGTGAATTTAGATCACCAGAGTTAGGCAGTGGAGAGGCAAACAGCAATAAGGGGCAAGTTTTCACAGCCTGATCTTGGCCAATCAGAATTTAGGTAGTGAGAcaatagggagagagagagagagagagagagtgagagagagagagagagagagagagagagagagagagagagagaggcagctaaCACTTATATACGCATAATTTTGCATTTAATTGCATGAAAACCTTGGTAGCATGTAGACCTTATagcttttattataatttatatctagagagagagagagagagagagagagaggcagctaaCACTTATTTATGCATAACTTTGCATTTAATTGCATGAAAACCTTGGTAGCATGTAGACCTTATagcttttattataatttatatctatacTGTCTGAGTAggatagagatagagagagagagaggcagctaaCACTTATATACGCATAATTTTGCATTTAATTGCATGAAAACCTTGGTAGCATGTAGACCTTATagcttttattataatttatatctatacTGTCTGATCATCCTACTTTCCAGATTTCGTGCTCAGTCTTCCATGAAGAGAAACAAAGAACCtaagttattttctttttatgattatGAAAAAAATTGTTATTCTCCTGATCAGTACTTTCGAATGTGACCTTTTGTATTATATTGGTCATTCTTAATTAATTGGTATTACTTCCAGAGTGAGTATGGTCTAATTCAAAGTCATACATGAAGTATCAACATTTTCATCTACTGATCTTTGCCTGAGTTAGATTTCAGTACTGCAGCATAAAGGAGAACATCCACTTGCACATTCATCTTCTTTTCCCATAAAACAGCCGAAATCAACCTTCTTTTACTCACCTCTTTTTTATCTCTTTGGATATCCTTTGTAGATTTATGAGGTGATCATCTTAAGATTTGCATGTTTTAGCTTGCTTGCTTCCCCCTAATGGGTAAAATTTCTTTCAGAAGCTTTTAAGTAACTTTTTTGTTCAAATGTCAAATACTGAAGATGCTTGTGCCTTTTATTGGCAATGTAACATGCGTAATGAACAGTTTGGCTTTCAATATGCGTAAAAAAGTTGTTTCCTGTAAATTCACAAGGTTCCGTTTTGTTTCACCACAGCAACATGCCCATATTTCTAAACTTGGCAATGTGGAAAGTGATGGCAATGTTCGTGACACACAGCATATTGAAGCTATTCACAAGCAGGGTAGTGAAGGGAAGGTAGTGACACCAAACAATCCTCGTAAATTCCCTGAAGCATCAAATGCAAACTTGGAGGCCCCAAATCCCAACGATGAACCCCGCCGGCACACAGAGACACATGTTCATCATGGTTCTGTGGCACATAAACCCaccacaaaatcccctattcataGACATGGGTATCAGCCAAATTATGGTGATAAGAGGCCTGGCAGAATAAGCAGTGAATCTGAGAATAGCGTGGAGCGCTCTCCACTTCATCCCCGTTATCAAGTGAAAGCTGCTACTAGAGGTGGTGTTTCTTCTCCTTCCAGGGGTTCATCAGAAGGTAGCCATGTGGTTGCTTCAAATATTGCAGGTAGATCGAGAATGAGGACTGGTGGTCGAGGTGATGAAACAGTAAGTCTTTTCttctaatgatcaatttttttatagcAAAAAGCCGACATGCAATCCTGTACAGATATATGTAGTATTGTTTTGGAACAGCCTGAGAAAGGATCATCTGTGCCAAGATTTGGTGAGTGGGATGAAAGCGATCCTTCGTCAGCTGATAATTTTACTGGCATATTTAACAAAGTGAGGGAGGAAAAAAAGAGTGGATCAGCTGCCATGGTGATCAATGATACAGTCTATGTCAATGACCAAGATCGTAAGAGTGGCTCCTTGGTAAGCTGCTTACTCTTGTTTATATGCTACAATAATGGATCTAAATCCTTAAGTGAAAGCTCCAAAAAGTCAATTGCCTAACTTTGTTGTTTTATTTAGTCTGAATTGTGGCTGTGAAAGATAACATGTAACGACTTGGCCATGACTCATCAACTTGTTTGGCCTAAACTATTGACCAAAATGTGAAATTGATTGTAGTTCACCTATCAGACCTTTATAAATCTATCTTGGTTTTGCTCATTTTCAATGTAAGACTCATCAAGGTGTGGTGGCTCTATGTAATcctttgactccatccacggataATCCTTTCCTACTTGAGCTCTCTCATCATGCTAGAATGtttaagttaaaattgatagtaaTATATCTATCAGACTTTTATAAATTTATCTTAATCTTACTTCTtatcataatatttattattatacttGACTTGCATTCAGTAATACAAGAGGTGTTTGACACTTGGGTTTTCCTTTCTCTTGATGGTTTACTCTAGGTGAACTTTAGTGTCCTAAAACTTCCAGGAAAATGGGAGCATCTATTTTGGTTAATGCATATTAGTTATTGGGTTGATAAATTCTCTACTTAGATGTCACTTTCTCAAGATATTCAAAACTAGATCATGTCTTGGCTTTTAGATATTACAAAGTTATTGATCCAAGCTGCTATCTTTAGTTTTTTGTTAATTGTCTCAAGAAACAATGAAATCCTTGATGATGTTAATGATAAAAGAAATTTACTAACAAACAAATATGAGGGGCATAAATTGTAATTTAGAGATGTTTACGATCAACAGCTTTAACATGTGTTCATGACTAAATTACATATTACTATTTTGTTGCAACAGTTTGAATATTTATTGGAAACAAAACAGTCTGATCTAACTAttatttgctttcttctttttcttcaacaGAATTGTTGCTTTGGATGGTGCAAAAAATAACCAGTTTTAAGATATGCCTGCAAACTGTAACTATTCTCAAGGAAGGCATCCATGATATTCTGATCTATTTGGAATCGAATTTTCTTCTGTGGCAGTGTGCATTAGTAACTTCATGAAttcaagaacatgttctttgcaaTTTGCCGTGTCATTGGTATCTCATTGTGACACTGTATAAGAgcatatttcatatttttttaagtgtgattttaatatattatgtCGTCAAATGCCTCCCGACAAACTTATTCTTTGTGATTGGGAAGTGCAGTTATAGTTCTTGAGTGCAAATGAATTGAATTTTTCTTGATGCTAACATATTCTATGCATATTTAAGGGTTGAAAGTAAAGAAATGTTTTCACAGGCATTAGATCATAAAATCAGAAAGATAGATGGCTAATCTAAAATCATTATTGTGTGGAATGTTATTAGCTTCATAAAACCTCAATCAGAAATATTAATTGGATTAaacttatatttttaattaaaaataaaatctttagaTAGGTTAACAATTTTGTGTTTGTTTGTGGCATTTGAGGCTAgtcaggaaatgtctttaaattatgTAATGTTTTTTAAGATTGTGATTTGGGTAGCTTTGTTCTGATTTCCAACTGCTTCATTGATTTGTAAAGAAGGAAAATTGGTagagacatatatatatacatatatatatatatatatatatacatttttttgAAGATATAAGAAAATTACTTACAACAACAATAATCCATTTgaactcttacaagacaatattATTAGTTAAATTATGATCatttaaacattttttttttgtaaacaaaGACTTCTTACCTCTTTTATTACCGATTTTGGTATTATTTAGTTAATACCAATCATCTCATCTCTATGGATCATAACATTGAAAATGTATACCAAAAATGCCTCATTTTAGGTGATCCTTTAATTTTacctctttttttctctctcaacaAATCAtctcataacacaaaaaaaaatccaaaaataccTCATTTAAGAtgtttatataattttatcatgttttttctctctcctaaccttttgattatatttgaaatgggtgatttatcttaaaaaaaacttgaattttttaaatgatacttattatttttttaagattatAAATATCTTTCGACAAAGATGACTACGATAGTACGAAAGTAATAATACCTTGTGACGAGGTAAAAATTACGGAGCCTTGTAAAAGGAAAGGTGAACGATCATAATAAGGTCTTATGACGGATACTAACGAAAAGTATTTAAGGTATTAAAtgagaaagataaaatatcaaatgaaaaaaaaaataaaaatgagagtatcataaaaaaaaaaaaaaaaaaaactcaaaaatcaTTCTTTCGGAGTTTGTTTTTTGATAATTTATGAAATTTGAGGTTATCATGAAATGAAGCTCGAACGTTGGAAATGGCAAGGAAGCGAGGGCCAAGGAAACCCTATCTCTCCCCCTCCATTACTCCCAAAGACCACGCGAGAAATACCAAACCCCTAACCCCATCCATGAATCCCTTCCACCCAATCCGAGCGCCCTATCCTCCCTTCCCCGCTCGCCATGGCGGCCCTGCCCACCTTCTCCTCCGCCTGCTCTCTTCCTCGGTCGCTCCCCGTCCCCCCCGCCAGCATCAGGAGGTCCGGATTCCGCTGCGGATCCATCTTCGGTGATAACGAGGTACGCGAATCTGATCCCCTCCCTCGCCTGGATTGATCCAGCTGTTACTGTTTATTGAAACCAAGCGGCTTGTAGGATTACTATGTGGACGAGCCGGAATCGGCCGGGGATGGGTTCTTTTTCAGCGGAGGTTTCGGTTTCTGTTCCTTGGGAAGTTTTTGCTTGAGGTTCTTGGAATTGTCTGAAAGTACATTCTGATTGAATGAGAGTCGATGCAGGAAAATACTCGGACGGGCCGAGCCGATCTGATGAATGGTTTGCTCAAGGAAAAATGGTATGCCCAAACTTTGTTCCGAGCTTTCTTGAAGATTGAAATTATTTGAAAAATAGGGTCTCGCGACATTTGCACAGTTGTATGTGAGTACATGTCCATCCTTACATATGTGAACATATGTCCGTCCTTGGTTTTTATATGTGGTGGTGTACAATTATCAAATGATAATACAAATTTTCAGCTTCAATATCTAGGTAAAAGCTTATCCTGTGTATGGCGGAAAAGGGAAAGCAAAGGATCCAGTTTTTGGTCTTACTTTGGGTGCTGGTTCACAGTCTGAAGCAGACTTATTCAGGTGAATTCAGCAATCTGTGTGGTTTGAAGGCTATCAAAATGTATAAGCCTTGAATCCTGCTATTTTTGGGCCATAAGCCTCCATGTTAGGTGAAGTTTGGAATAAATGAGTTCTTTGGTTAAACCTCTGAAGGCTTTTTACCTTTTTTGCCTTAGATGGTTCTGTGTGGAAGCCGGAAGTTCCTTGAACCCTAAAGTTATTTTAGTTCATGGTTTTCCATCACAGGTGAGTTTCTATTCTGATTGATCTATTCAATTATTTAATATATGTGGACTTACTTCACGCATCAGTCGATTTATACTGCATGCACATAATACCCTGGTGAAAATTTACCCTAGGTTTCAATTAGTGCTAAGAATCTTCTATGAGGTATACTAAAAACACCAAGGAAAGACAGCAAGAACTGTAAGTTGACCTTTTAGTAACACGAAGGATTGTCTAATAAAGTAGCGTGTAGAGCATCCAACAGGCTAGTTGCTATTGGTAACTTTAGGAAACGGTTTTGAACAGCAAAATTTTGAAGTCGTGTTAAGTTCCATTTTGCTGCAATTTTAAGATTCTTAAGAGATCTGAATGATGTTATCTGGAAGTGGCCTATGACAGAGACATAATGGTTGCTTTGTTGTTGCCATGGACTTTATTATTAATATTGTTTGGTGGTGTCACAAGAACAAAAGTTATCAAGAAAAGAGAATCACTAGGCTTAATATCTTCTTTCAGAAGGAAACAAGTCTGATGATCCATTATATTTGCATTCTGTACCCTGCAGGTTAACTTTTTCTGTCACAAGGCATCTATGATTTCTTTCATATATCTTTTGCTTTTAAAAAACCATTGATGCTATTCGATGGACTGGTTGCTTTCACAAGACTGTCCTACCTTTTCGTACTATTATGGTTTGGTAACATTGAGAAATGAAGATGGTTTACCATATTTAGGCTTCTTAGGTAACGACATGGCACCTTAGCTAAACAAAATCTGAGAGCTTGTAAAGAGAGGATTGAGGATGGTAATTAAATGACTGAGAGTGTTGGTGTGGTTTAAAGGGGCTCACAAGTAGGTTTGAGATTAATGAAGGTTATGTCCAACAAGAATCAGTAAACTATAAAAAAAGATAGAATAAAGAAAGATATACGGTTTATGGAAGAAGATGAATGACCTCACAGCATATACATACTAGTTAAAACTCTTTCATCATGTTTTTTCATAAACTTCAACCACACTCTATTATATTAAGGGGTTACCTGTTACATAGGCTTACTAGAGTCTTGTgtaattggattttattttttgtagtaAAATTGATAACCATCTAAGTTCTTATTAAAAAGACATCTAGATCCTTTAGATCTTCTTTGTGAAATCAAATTGTAATATTTGTAGACATGATAAATCTTCCAACCAATCTATACTCAAAACAGTACTCATAAATAAGAAAACAactttaaatagaattctaaatacTTCCCAAAGCAGCCATTAAAATCAAGGATGAATACTTGTCTTACTATGCGAAAAATATAgaagacaataatttcatccaagtTAATCACTATTGATGTTAAAACAAGGATGAATCCTTATTTTATTAGGCTAAAAATATAGAAATTAATTATTCAGTCCAACTTAAACTCTATTAGGGGCTCCAAATTCATTCAACTTGACATACTCAGAGCATGACAAAAAACCATATCCAAGCTATCATCTTAAAAGCACATGAATTTGTCCATGAGAGACTTTTGGTTCCTGCATTTCTAGTTATTATGTTGCAagcaatctaaaatatttaagtctCAACCCAGCACTTCCTTTTCCAACCTCCAATTATAATGATCATAGGCTTGTATTCTTCTGCAGAAAATTAGAAAATGACCATATCCATATGTCCAAGaggaatagattttttttctttctgaagtataaaataaaataaaatatattttgctaCTACCTAATGTATGGCTCTTTTGTTAGAATATTAATTGCCATTGAGTAGGTTTAATTATCCATGGTCATTTGGAATTCAAATCttgttcatttttttcttttaatttcttcAGGAGCaacatttttttcatttttgctGCTATTAACCTATCAAATTTGTAAAACTTTACTGCACCAACCTTGTCGTCTAGGAGCTTTATGAGCTTGATTTATGATTAACAGGCATACTCATATCGTAAAGTTCTTCCCGTGCTGTCTGAAGATCATCATGCCATTGCTTTTGATTGGCTTGGTACGCTACTGCAGATTCAAGTCCCTTGGAATTATTGTTGTAGGTTATACTTGCTTATCATATATTTAACCTTTAAAACAAAGGATCTGCATAGTTGTTCCTTCTCACAGCGTATACAACAACAGTTAACTTTCTGTTGCTATTACTTTTAGTATCCTACACGCTTCCATTCATTGGAATCTACAAAATTATATTAAGTCCACTCCATATCCAACTAGAACTTGATTTTTTAAACATGAATGTAAGGATTAAATTTCCCAGACCTGTTGGAGGTAGAAATCATATTGATGTAATGCATATTAATAACTTGTAGATTCTCAAGCAATTGAGACCCTTAATTAATGCCAGATATGACTGACAAATACTATCAGAAATAACAAAATTTCCTGTAGCAATATCTGTGTGTAACATATAATCTAAGTGATCATAAGTCAAACTGTCAAAGCATGACTTCACACTGAAGCAGATGAAACAAACGGATGTGtggcatcaagataaaaaagaacACATGTGGCAGAAGCAACTGCTAGTCTACGTGGCACCACTACATTGGATGCTAATACATCCCATCCGTTTATCAAGTGGCCTCTAGCCTAGGTTTGTGGTTCCACCCTTTAGGCTAAAAACTGTAGGAGGGGTCTCTGATGTGGAGTAAAAAATGACCGTCTTATCTAATGTGTTTTTGCTAGTCAGGACTTTCGACTCTATGCTGTTTAAGTTGACTGTGTTTCTGAGGTACTGGTCGGAGCATATCTGAAACATCCACCTGGAACCCAATCACAAACTGGGTCATCATGGCCTTCACCACAAGCTTGCATTTAACTTCAAGTTTGATCACTGGGACAGGATGTTGATGCTGTTTGAGTTCCCCAAGAGTTTGAACCCTCCTGAAGTCTGAGCATCCTGAGAATAAGTGATCTTGTTCATCCCCTTTGGGTTCCACCTCTAAGTGCCCAGGGTCTGTATCCAGATGGTGTAATTTGTCTTGGTCTGACTAATTACCACTACATCTAGTAAAATGGAGTTTCTACAAAAATTCTTGACCCAATTTTGATTTTGTCCTCCTTTTAGTAATCTAACATTTAGCAACAGTTTTTATATGTCTTTTGTGTTTCACATCCTTGTATGCTGCTTCACTGTATATATCCTGCAGATACCAGGGTTGATATTCATGTTTGTATCACTTTGTGATGTACTTCCTTTGTTGCTTATGAACAAAGTGTTTCTTTTACTTCGGTTTAAGGTTTCTAGTTTGTGGTGTCCTCCAACTGGCCTTGCATCCAATGCTCTGACTAGCAAATTGGCTTTTTCTGGTTCTCAGGTTTTGGGTTTTCTGATAAGCCTCAGCCTAGAAATGGATTCGACTATACTTTGGATGGTAAACATTTTTAGACaatcattattttttcttatttttatcaaTGAGTAACCTATATATGTTCACCTCAATGAAGTATAtataagctgcagaatatgtttcGGCTCTGGGATCGCTTGTCGATGTCCTTGTTCCGGATAAATTTTCCTTAGTTGTTCAGGTAATTTAATGTTCCATGGATGTATTAAGCAGGTAAATTTCTTTAAATATGACTTTAGAATAATGAgttcttttatatattttgcagggctATTTTTCTCCTGTAGTTCTTAAATATGCTAGCTGTCATCAAGAAAAACTGACAGATCTTGTACTCATAAATCCCCCTGTAAGAAAATATCTGAAAGATTGTATTCATCGTCTACTTTGAAGATTGGTATTCTGAATAATTGTTTCTCATGGATATGTTATTACTGCAATACAATTTTTTTAATGTTGTTTTCCTTTGTGAGTATCTTGAACAGCTGGAGTTGATATATTTGCTTATATTTTAGCTGATGGAGAATCATGTGAAGCTGCCCTCATCCTTGGCTCTGTTCAGCAACTTTTTGTTGGGTCTAATTATCTCCCAGGTTAGAAGGACGATGATGTTTGTCTACTCTTTGTACATATCTTTGCTTTTCGACATTAGATAAAAGCCTGCCTATTCATTCTTAATTGTCAGGATCCTCTCAGTGCTAGTGATAGGGCATTGACCAGTTGTGGACCATACATGATGAAAGAAGAAGATGCGATGGTTTACAGAAGGCCATACCTCACTTCTGGTTCTTCTGGTTTTGCTCTAAATGCATTAAGTGGAGCCATGAAGAAGGAGCTGAAGGTAGATTATCCTTGTAGGAGTAGCTATCATTTGTTGCCTTTTCAACTTTTTAACTGTTTCTCCATGATTATATACAGATCACTTCCTAGGATAACATAGTCAATCATGCAACATATTTTAAGGAAGTGCAATTTTCTCCTGAAGGTTTTAGCATCTACCTATGCCCTTGTGAGGGTATCTTTGTTTTTCATTTCACTCCGCACTGATCTGTCCTCAATAATGTGATTGCGGCTTGATTCTTCTAATTTTTCTCATCTGTCTTTTCTACCATGCACAtttgttttattttatgcatACCTCATTGCCTAATATTTGTACTAGCTTTGTTTCTAGTAGATCTGTGTATCCCTTGGTTCATTGTATTACTTGTCAGATATTATGGAACGAAGTGATGCAATATCTTTGTTATTAGTTTGTTATATTTTTCTTATTCAGTAACTTTAATTTCGAGTATGGAATTTTTTTAGTACTCAAATAGTCTGATGTCTTTATACTCAGAATTTTTATTTGAGTTAGAAATCAGGGAAGGATAACTTGGGTGATGTACCATGCCAATCTTATTTTGACTAGTACAAACTGATACTCTTGCCAAGAGTGTGTTGGCACATCCTTGATGTAGCATGAGGTTCATATCGTAACAGACACGTGCTTTTGGTGGATGTGTCAGTGTCGGATGGTCCTGTGCAACGTTGCATTCTCCCGGCCCTCATGTAAGGGTCAAATGCTTCATAAGAAAAGAAATATGAAGATCATCGCAAGGAAATATAATCAATTCTATTTGGagattgttaaatattatttgatgtaCTCAACCTTTATTTTAGATACTTAAATTTAGATGATTTTAATTGTTTTAACCtgtatgatgatatttatttgtttaaattgttgagtttataaaatttacttataaatactataaaactcatgttaatcgaaatatatatatatatatatatatatatatatatatatatatatatatatatatatatatatatatatatatatatatatatatattacctgTGTCCTCGTTGTATCTGTGccctaattttttaaaaaaatttgtgTCGTCATGTTCATGTCGCGTCTGAGTCCATGCTTCTTAGTCGTTGCTTTTTAGTCAGTAACAATGCTGGTTACTATGGTACAGTTGGTACCTCAAGATTAATTTCTTGTTTATCATCAGTGGACAGCATCATTTGGAGTATATTGCACACGTTACATTTTATTATAGATAACTATTAGCATTGAGCCAAAGCCTGAAGCTAGGTGCAGGTTGGCTCTGTGATTGCAATAGCACCAACACATGCATAACCTCACAACATTAacaacaaaaacaagtttctgtcTTAATATATCTTTCTCCTATTAAAATCTCAAGTTCATTCTACCACAAAGTCGTTTCATATGTACATTATTTTGAGCAAATTATGTTTTCTGTCAAAATCTTCATGGCCATCTGATATGAGTATTTGGTTTGTACAAATGAGATAAATTAAATGTTACAATTTTATGTTTTATAATTGTGCTATA contains:
- the LOC135651862 gene encoding uncharacterized protein LOC135651862 isoform X1; this encodes MAALPTFSSACSLPRSLPVPPASIRRSGFRCGSIFGDNEDYYVDEPESAGDGFFFSGGKYSDGPSRSDEWFAQGKMVKAYPVYGGKGKAKDPVFGLTLGAGSQSEADLFRWFCVEAGSSLNPKVILVHGFPSQAYSYRKVLPVLSEDHHAIAFDWLGTLLQIQVPWNYCCFGFSDKPQPRNGFDYTLDAAEYVSALGSLVDVLVPDKFSLVVQGYFSPVVLKYASCHQEKLTDLVLINPPLMENHVKLPSSLALFSNFLLGLIISQDPLSASDRALTSCGPYMMKEEDAMVYRRPYLTSGSSGFALNALSGAMKKELKAYVEAMRTTLASETWKTRTTICWGMRDRWLRYDGVEEFCKASNHKLVELAMAGHHVQEDSGEELGRIISQIISKRK
- the LOC135651862 gene encoding uncharacterized protein LOC135651862 isoform X2; its protein translation is MAALPTFSSACSLPRSLPVPPASIRRSGFRCGSIFGDNEDYYVDEPESAGDGFFFSGGKYSDGPSRSDEWFAQGKMVKAYPVYGGKGKAKDPVFGLTLGAGSQSEADLFRWFCVEAGSSLNPKVILVHGFPSQAYSYRKVLPVLSEDHHAIAFDWLGTLLQIQVPWNYCCFGFSDKPQPRNGFDYTLDEYVSALGSLVDVLVPDKFSLVVQGYFSPVVLKYASCHQEKLTDLVLINPPLMENHVKLPSSLALFSNFLLGLIISQDPLSASDRALTSCGPYMMKEEDAMVYRRPYLTSGSSGFALNALSGAMKKELKAYVEAMRTTLASETWKTRTTICWGMRDRWLRYDGVEEFCKASNHKLVELAMAGHHVQEDSGEELGRIISQIISKRK
- the LOC104000103 gene encoding RPM1-interacting protein 4 isoform X1; the protein is MEQHAHISKLGNVESDGNVRDTQHIEAIHKQGSEGKVVTPNNPRKFPEASNANLEAPNPNDEPRRHTETHVHHGSVAHKPTTKSPIHRHGYQPNYGDKRPGRISSESENSVERSPLHPRYQVKAATRGGVSSPSRGSSEGSHVVASNIAGRSRMRTGGRGDETPEKGSSVPRFGEWDESDPSSADNFTGIFNKVREEKKSGSAAMVINDTVYVNDQDRKSGSLNCCFGWCKK
- the LOC135651862 gene encoding uncharacterized protein LOC135651862 isoform X4; the protein is MAALPTFSSACSLPRSLPVPPASIRRSGFRCGSIFGDNEDYYVDEPESAGDGFFFSGGKYSDGPSRSDEWFAQGKMVKAYPVYGGKGKAKDPVFGLTLGAGSQSEADLFRWFCVEAGSSLNPKVILVHGFPSQAYSYRKVLPVLSEDHHAIAFDWLGFGFSDKPQPRNGFDYTLDEYVSALGSLVDVLVPDKFSLVVQGYFSPVVLKYASCHQEKLTDLVLINPPLMENHVKLPSSLALFSNFLLGLIISQDPLSASDRALTSCGPYMMKEEDAMVYRRPYLTSGSSGFALNALSGAMKKELKAYVEAMRTTLASETWKTRTTICWGMRDRWLRYDGVEEFCKASNHKLVELAMAGHHVQEDSGEELGRIISQIISKRK
- the LOC135651862 gene encoding uncharacterized protein LOC135651862 isoform X3 — encoded protein: MAALPTFSSACSLPRSLPVPPASIRRSGFRCGSIFGDNEDYYVDEPESAGDGFFFSGGKYSDGPSRSDEWFAQGKMVKAYPVYGGKGKAKDPVFGLTLGAGSQSEADLFRWFCVEAGSSLNPKVILVHGFPSQAYSYRKVLPVLSEDHHAIAFDWLGFGFSDKPQPRNGFDYTLDAAEYVSALGSLVDVLVPDKFSLVVQGYFSPVVLKYASCHQEKLTDLVLINPPLMENHVKLPSSLALFSNFLLGLIISQDPLSASDRALTSCGPYMMKEEDAMVYRRPYLTSGSSGFALNALSGAMKKELKAYVEAMRTTLASETWKTRTTICWGMRDRWLRYDGVEEFCKASNHKLVELAMAGHHVQEDSGEELGRIISQIISKRK
- the LOC104000103 gene encoding RPM1-interacting protein 4 isoform X2, translating into MEHIEAIHKQGSEGKVVTPNNPRKFPEASNANLEAPNPNDEPRRHTETHVHHGSVAHKPTTKSPIHRHGYQPNYGDKRPGRISSESENSVERSPLHPRYQVKAATRGGVSSPSRGSSEGSHVVASNIAGRSRMRTGGRGDETPEKGSSVPRFGEWDESDPSSADNFTGIFNKVREEKKSGSAAMVINDTVYVNDQDRKSGSLNCCFGWCKK